In Osmia bicornis bicornis chromosome 10, iOsmBic2.1, whole genome shotgun sequence, one genomic interval encodes:
- the LOC114876298 gene encoding GDP-fucose protein O-fucosyltransferase 2, protein MVNFMSFKELYLILCFINFTLSTLENGFCDQANEYGETDNKCNIQSHYSKNRYILYDVNPPEGFNLRRDVYIRIAVFIKNLLRQEKEFKWQLVLPPWGNLYHWRSKHIGIQTQLPWSLFFDIASLQRYIPVIEMYQFLQEYPSENKVTHLDVTYILQNDEEMFKTGKFKDKNEIVECTDESLWYHKLISNEYNGYFWGYNNITSRAVECIKFHGMVSNLKQNIKPNIYRSVMFDHMEIALHDFYGTKEYWRARRSMRYNSELYNIANEYRKTFLNSTNEYDNTELPSDWTKEKSRRNAIGGPYLSVHLRRRDFLVGRSSTVPTIKSAAMQLKTKINKLGLNHLFVATDATQQEFKELEGYLSDYTVLKFIPSDYVLNKFKDGGVAIIDQIICSYARYFIGTYESTFTFRIQEDREIIGFPTETTFNHLCKEGKGCNSNGHWEIVW, encoded by the exons ATGGTAAATTTCATGTCCTTCAAGGAGTTATATCTTAtattatgttttattaatttcacaTTAAGTACCCTTGAAAATGGATTTTGTGATCAAGCGAACGAATATGGAGAGACTGATAATAAATGTAACATTCAATCACACTATTCAAAAAATCG TTACATCCTTTATGACGTTAATCCCCCAGAAGGATTCAATCTAAGAAGAGATGTTTATATTCGCATTGCAgttttcataaaaaatttacTTAGACAAGAGAAAGAATTTAAATGGCAATTAGTTTTACCACCATGGG gTAATTTATATCATTGGCGAAGTAAACATATAGGAATTCAAACACAGTTGCCCTGGAGCTTATTTTTTGATATTGCTAGTTTACAAAGATACATACCAGTTATTGAAATGTACCAATTTTTACAAG agTATCCCTCAGAAAATAAGGTAACACATCTTGATGTTACATATATTCTACAAAATGATGAAGAAATGTTCAAAACAGGAAAATTTAAagacaaaaatgaaatagtagAATGTACTGATGAATCTTTATGGTATCATAAATTAATATCCAATGAATATAATGGATATTTTTGGGGCTACAATAATATAACTTCCAGAGCTGTTGAGTGTATTAAGTTTCATGGTATGGTATCAAATCTAAAGCAAAATATTAAGCCTAATATTTATAG GTCTGTAATGTTTGATCACATGGAAATTGCATTGCATGATTTCTATGGTACAAAGGAATATTGGAGAGCTAGAAGAAGTATGAGATATAATTCtgaattatataatattgcaAATGAATATAGAAAAACTTTCCTTAATTCAACAAATGAATATGATAACACAGAACTACCAAGTGACTGGACTAAGGAAAAG agTAGAAGAAATGCAATTGGAGGACCATATTTATCAGTTCATTTGAGAAGACGCGACTTTCTAGTTGGTCGTTCTTCAACGGTACCAACAATAAAATCTGCTGCTATGCAATTGAAAACAAAGATAAACAAACTAGGATTAAACCATCTGTTTGTTGCTACAGATGCTACCCAACAAG AATTTAAAGAACTTGAAGGATATTTATCTGATTACAcggttttaaaatttattccatcAGATTATGtactaaataaatttaaagatGGTGGAGTTGCAATTATTGATCAAATAATATGTTCTTATGCTAG ATACTTTATAGGAACATATGAATCAACATTCACATTTAGGATACAAGAAGATAGGGAGATAATTGGTTTTCCTACTGAAACAACATTTAATCATTTATGTAAAGAGGGTAAAGGATGTAACTCTAATGGACACTGGGAAATTGTTTGGTAA